A stretch of Besnoitia besnoiti strain Bb-Ger1 chromosome III, whole genome shotgun sequence DNA encodes these proteins:
- a CDS encoding hypothetical protein (encoded by transcript BESB_045990) — MPWLCDAPQLRRRGLAFWLFSLVFAVALCLLAFRAFSPASPASRLLASSPSVNRRLVSETKNTMQLGATEKLRGFLIAWNPARGYLLLRSEKKSKGLHYQLPGGHAEFPDDAIAAAHFFVEADRAHAAQAAAGPGPAPSSSFSSSPSSSYPFSSSSFVSRLASLLSSSEEAGTAGARGGERKKHVDEEEVARVAAARELFEETGIDVRGELQHLVPLAAAGIGPYKARFYFFLHLTEEMLAAATRAAHNAEDEGDDEEKKTKHAKKERALLQPESDHKQAPLLEVQLAIGLDEHTGFRFVPAVMEAAELVAKHSGGKSTKALQAFADLLNKKTSLSPLQAVAGLEG; from the exons ATGCCGTGGctctgcgacgcgcctcagcttcgtcggcgcggcctcgccttttggctcttctcgctggtgttcgccgtcgcgctttgtctcctcgcgtTTCGCGCATTTTCccccgcttcgccggcgtctcgcctgctgGCGTCTTCCCCGTCCGTCAACCGCCGCCTGGTATCAGAGACGAAGAATACGATGCAGCTcggcgcgacagagaagctccgcggcttcctcaTCGCGTGGaaccccgcgcgcggctACTTGCTCCTTCGTAGtgagaagaagagcaaaGGCCTGCACTACCAGCTCCCCGGGGGGCATGCGGAGTTCCCCGACGACGccatcgccgccgcgcacttCTTCGTTGAAGCAGATCGCGCCCACGCTGCTCAGGCCGCGGCCGGGCCTggccccgccccctcctcctccttttcctcctcaccttcttcctcttatcctttctcttcctcttctttcgtGTCTCGGCTGGCATCgctcctttcttcttccgaggaggcggggactgcgggcgcgcgaggaggcgagaggaagaagcacgtcgacgaagaagaagtcgCGCGGGTGGCGGCGGCCCGCGAGCTGTTCGAGGAGACAGGCATCGACGTGCGgggcgagctgcagcacctcgtgcctctcgcggccgccgggaTCGGTCCATACAAAGCGCGGTTTTACTTCTTCCTTCACCTGACCGAGGAGatgctcgccgcggcgacgcgcgccgcgcataatgcggaggacgaaggcgacgacgaggagaaaaagacaaaacacgcgaagaaggaacggGCGCTTCTCCAGCCCGAGTCAGACCACAAGCAAG cgccgcttctGGAAGTGCAGCTCGCGATCGGGCTGGATGAGCATACAGGCTTCCGCTTCGTCCCCGCCGTgatggaggccgcggagctcgtcgCCAAGCACTCGGGGGGGAAAAGCACGAAGGCCCTCCAGGCGTTTGCGGATCTCCTCAACAAGAAAACGTCGCTCTCCCCTCTTCAGGCGGTCGCCGGGCTGGAAGGGTGA